From a region of the Deltaproteobacteria bacterium genome:
- a CDS encoding methyltransferase domain-containing protein — protein sequence MKDKKQKVDTVRLQNFAYGHKTASVLLAAVELDLFSKVSEGAGTIEEIARALDISVLNSHRLVAACTGMGLLTKDSSNYSNAQDVEKFLVKGKRNYAGPWLLSQKWDFERWKDLADFLRSKKPTSILGGYEDYTYEKAKALHEGTYSVSLGAGMRFARDVDMSNRSLILDIGGGSGAYCIAALQSYPHLKAIMFDLEPACRVADEFIAQWELSDKITTHPGDFTKDPFPSSADIMIQASNLPQYSSERLTQVFTKGFEAMKPGGEYHLVGEALDEEKGGPLGPSLWGIAEVFASSEGRSYSEKEVQKYLEEAGFIDVTINEFIPGSLSRITGQKPKQAT from the coding sequence ATGAAAGACAAAAAACAAAAAGTGGACACGGTTCGTCTTCAGAACTTCGCTTACGGCCACAAGACAGCCAGTGTTTTGTTGGCCGCAGTCGAGCTTGATTTATTCAGTAAGGTCTCCGAGGGCGCCGGGACTATAGAAGAGATTGCCAGGGCGCTGGATATTTCGGTGCTTAATTCACACCGGCTGGTCGCGGCCTGCACGGGAATGGGTCTTTTAACCAAGGACAGCTCGAATTATAGCAATGCCCAAGACGTGGAAAAATTCCTGGTCAAAGGCAAGAGGAATTACGCCGGCCCCTGGCTTCTTTCTCAAAAGTGGGATTTCGAGCGATGGAAGGACTTGGCGGATTTTCTCAGGTCCAAAAAACCAACCTCGATCCTGGGAGGATATGAAGACTACACTTACGAGAAGGCCAAAGCTCTCCATGAGGGGACTTACAGCGTGAGTCTCGGTGCGGGCATGCGGTTCGCCAGGGACGTTGACATGAGCAACCGGTCCCTGATCCTAGATATCGGCGGCGGCTCCGGTGCCTATTGCATCGCCGCGCTTCAGAGTTACCCGCACCTGAAAGCCATCATGTTCGACCTGGAACCCGCCTGCCGAGTCGCGGATGAGTTCATCGCCCAGTGGGAGCTTTCGGACAAAATAACCACTCATCCCGGTGATTTCACCAAAGACCCTTTTCCGTCAAGCGCGGATATAATGATTCAGGCCAGCAACCTGCCCCAGTACAGCTCCGAACGTCTCACCCAGGTGTTCACCAAAGGATTTGAGGCCATGAAACCGGGCGGAGAGTATCATCTGGTAGGTGAGGCCCTGGATGAGGAAAAAGGAGGGCCGCTCGGTCCATCGCTGTGGGGGATCGCCGAGGTTTTCGCCAGCAGTGAAGGCCGGTCCTATTCGGAAAAAGAGGTGCAAAAGTACTTGGAGGAAGCCGGGTTTATTGACGTCACGATCAACGAATTCATTCCCGGGTCCTTAAGCCGTATTACCGGACAAAAGCCGAAACAAGCAACTTAA
- a CDS encoding transposase: MIFDFHYQAGSWNKPRRVVCKIDWSQEELFPRKGFIVTNSRVSSKEVLKTYNSRANVKNRIKEGKNILRWDKTSCHKFEANQARLKMGIL, encoded by the coding sequence ATGATCTTTGACTTTCACTATCAAGCCGGCAGTTGGAACAAGCCGAGGCGAGTAGTGTGCAAGATCGATTGGAGTCAAGAGGAGCTTTTCCCCAGGAAGGGCTTCATTGTGACCAATTCCAGAGTGTCCTCCAAGGAGGTCTTGAAAACATATAACAGTAGAGCCAATGTGAAGAACCGGATCAAGGAGGGCAAAAATATCTTGCGTTGGGACAAGACCAGCTGCCACAAATTCGAGGCCAACCAGGCCCGATTGAAGATGGGCATCTTATAG